One genomic window of Globicephala melas chromosome 8, mGloMel1.2, whole genome shotgun sequence includes the following:
- the PSMC3 gene encoding 26S proteasome regulatory subunit 6A isoform X2, producing the protein MSTEEIIQRTRLLDSEIKIMKSEVLRVTHELQAMKDKIKENSEKIKVNKTLPYLVSNVIELLDVDPNDQEEDGANIDLDSQRKGKCAVIKTSTRQTYFLPVIGLVDAEKLKPGDLVGVNKDSYLILETLPTEYDSRVKAMEVDERPTEQYSDIGGLDKQIQELVEAIVLPMNHKEKFENLGIQPPKGVLMYGPPGTGKTLLARACAAQTKATFLKLAGPQLVQMFIGDGAKLVRDAFALAKEKAPSIIFIDELDAIGTKRFDSEKAGDREVQRTMLELLNQLDGFQPNTQVKVIAATNRVDILDPALLRSGRLDRKIEFPMPNEEARARIMQIHSRKMNVSPDVNYEELARCTDDFNGAQCKAVCVEAGMIALRRGATELTHEDYMEGILEVQAKKKANLQYYA; encoded by the exons ATGTCCACAGAAGAGATCATCCAGCGCACACGGCTGCTGGACAGTGAAATCAAG ATCATGAAGAGCGAAGTGTTGCGAGTCACCCACGAGCTCCAAGCCATGAAGGACAAAATCAAAGAGAACAGTGAGAAAATCAAAGTGAACAAGACTCTGCCGTACCTGGTCTCCAACGTCAtcgag ctcCTAGATGTTGATCCCAACGATCAAGAGGAAGATGGTGCCAATATTGACCTGGATTCCCAGAGGAAGGGCAAGTGTGCAGTGATCAAAACCTCTACACGACAG ACATACTTCCTGCCTGTGATTGGGCTGGTGGATGCTGAAAAGCTGAAGCCAGGAGACTTGGTG ggtgtgAACAAAGACTCCTATCTGATCCTGGAGACCCTGCCCACAGAGTACGACTCGCGGGTGAAGGCCATGGAGGTGGACGAGAGGCCCACAGAGCAATACAGTGACATCGGGGGCCTGGATAAGCAGATTCAGGAG CTGGTGGAGGCCATCGTCCTGCCAATGAACCACAAGGAGAAGTTTGAGAACTTAGGGATCCAGCCTCCAAAGGGGGTGCTAATGTACGGGCCCCCAGGTACGGGGAAGACCCTGCTGGCCCGGGCCTGTGCTGCACAGACCAAG gccaCCTTCCTGAAGCTGGCTGGCCCCCAGCTGGTGCAGATGTTCATTGGGGATGGTGCCAAGCTAGTCCGGGATGCCTTTGCCCTGGCCAAGGAGAAGGCTCCATCCATCATCTTCATCGATGAGCTGGACGCCATCGGCACCAAGCG CTTTGACAGTGAGAAGGCCGGGGACCGGGAGGTGCAGAGGACGATGCTGGAGCTTCTGAACCAGCTGGACGGGTTCCAGCCGAACACCCAAGTGAAG GTAATTGCAGCCACTAACAGGGTGGACATCCTGGACCCTGCCCTGCTCCGCTCAGGCCGCCTGGACCGCAAGATCGAGTTCCCGATGCCCAACGAGGAGGCCCGGGCCAGAATCATGCAGATCCACTCCCGAAAGATGAATGTCAG ccctgaCGTGAACTACGAGGAGCTGGCCCGCTGTACAGACGACTTCAACGGGGCCCAGTGCAAGGCCGTGTGTGTGGAGGCG GGCATGATCGCGCTGCGCAGGGGCGCCACAGAGCTCACCCACGAGGACTACATGGAGGGCATCCTGGAGGTACAGGCCAAGAAGAAAGCCAACCTGCAGTACTACGCCTAA
- the PSMC3 gene encoding 26S proteasome regulatory subunit 6A isoform X1 translates to MATVWDEAEQDGIGEEVLKMSTEEIIQRTRLLDSEIKIMKSEVLRVTHELQAMKDKIKENSEKIKVNKTLPYLVSNVIELLDVDPNDQEEDGANIDLDSQRKGKCAVIKTSTRQTYFLPVIGLVDAEKLKPGDLVGVNKDSYLILETLPTEYDSRVKAMEVDERPTEQYSDIGGLDKQIQELVEAIVLPMNHKEKFENLGIQPPKGVLMYGPPGTGKTLLARACAAQTKATFLKLAGPQLVQMFIGDGAKLVRDAFALAKEKAPSIIFIDELDAIGTKRFDSEKAGDREVQRTMLELLNQLDGFQPNTQVKVIAATNRVDILDPALLRSGRLDRKIEFPMPNEEARARIMQIHSRKMNVSPDVNYEELARCTDDFNGAQCKAVCVEAGMIALRRGATELTHEDYMEGILEVQAKKKANLQYYA, encoded by the exons ATGGCGACCGTGTGGGATGAGGCTGAG CAAGATGGAATCGGGGAGGAGGTACTCAAGATGTCCACAGAAGAGATCATCCAGCGCACACGGCTGCTGGACAGTGAAATCAAG ATCATGAAGAGCGAAGTGTTGCGAGTCACCCACGAGCTCCAAGCCATGAAGGACAAAATCAAAGAGAACAGTGAGAAAATCAAAGTGAACAAGACTCTGCCGTACCTGGTCTCCAACGTCAtcgag ctcCTAGATGTTGATCCCAACGATCAAGAGGAAGATGGTGCCAATATTGACCTGGATTCCCAGAGGAAGGGCAAGTGTGCAGTGATCAAAACCTCTACACGACAG ACATACTTCCTGCCTGTGATTGGGCTGGTGGATGCTGAAAAGCTGAAGCCAGGAGACTTGGTG ggtgtgAACAAAGACTCCTATCTGATCCTGGAGACCCTGCCCACAGAGTACGACTCGCGGGTGAAGGCCATGGAGGTGGACGAGAGGCCCACAGAGCAATACAGTGACATCGGGGGCCTGGATAAGCAGATTCAGGAG CTGGTGGAGGCCATCGTCCTGCCAATGAACCACAAGGAGAAGTTTGAGAACTTAGGGATCCAGCCTCCAAAGGGGGTGCTAATGTACGGGCCCCCAGGTACGGGGAAGACCCTGCTGGCCCGGGCCTGTGCTGCACAGACCAAG gccaCCTTCCTGAAGCTGGCTGGCCCCCAGCTGGTGCAGATGTTCATTGGGGATGGTGCCAAGCTAGTCCGGGATGCCTTTGCCCTGGCCAAGGAGAAGGCTCCATCCATCATCTTCATCGATGAGCTGGACGCCATCGGCACCAAGCG CTTTGACAGTGAGAAGGCCGGGGACCGGGAGGTGCAGAGGACGATGCTGGAGCTTCTGAACCAGCTGGACGGGTTCCAGCCGAACACCCAAGTGAAG GTAATTGCAGCCACTAACAGGGTGGACATCCTGGACCCTGCCCTGCTCCGCTCAGGCCGCCTGGACCGCAAGATCGAGTTCCCGATGCCCAACGAGGAGGCCCGGGCCAGAATCATGCAGATCCACTCCCGAAAGATGAATGTCAG ccctgaCGTGAACTACGAGGAGCTGGCCCGCTGTACAGACGACTTCAACGGGGCCCAGTGCAAGGCCGTGTGTGTGGAGGCG GGCATGATCGCGCTGCGCAGGGGCGCCACAGAGCTCACCCACGAGGACTACATGGAGGGCATCCTGGAGGTACAGGCCAAGAAGAAAGCCAACCTGCAGTACTACGCCTAA